The Thiomonas sp. FB-Cd genome includes a window with the following:
- a CDS encoding formate dehydrogenase subunit alpha: protein MLLTRKSRPDGSAAASAVDNQWVVQLKRGLEHALPTVDRRTFLRRSGLGLGLGVGAGLIASQLRLVQKADAADTPAPGSAGSGRVVTRRTVCTHCSVGCASDAMVENGVWVRQNPVFESPINMGAHCAKGAALRDHGRGDHRLRYPMKLVDGKYQRISWDKALQEISDRLLAIRKESGPDALFVVGSSKHNNEQSYLLRKWVSFWGSNNCDHQARICHSTTVAGVANTWGYGAMTNSYNDMANAKVALYIGSNAAEAHPVSMLHLLHAKENGCKVIVVDPRFTRTAAKADKHIRIRSGTDIPFLFGVLYHIFDNGWEDKDYIAARVWGMDQVKQDVMAKWSPDKVQEVCGVDGDTTLMVARWMHENRPGTVVWCMGQTQHTIGHAIVRASCILQLALGNVGKSGGGTNIFRGHDNVQGATDVGPNPDSLPGYYGVIDGAWKHFASVWGVNYEWIKGRFAPGMMTKPGMTVSRWIDGVLTPNDMIDQGPNLRAQIFWGHAPNSQTRGLDMKKAMDKLDLLVVIDPYPSATAAMAAMPGEAKDLNPKRAVYLLPATTQFETSGSVTASNRSLQWREQVIEPLFESRTDHMIMVQLADKLGFGKELVKNYKMVPGKGGMLEPETESILREINRGVWTIGYTGQSPERLKAHMRNMHVFDVKTLRARGGIDAETGYKLDGEYFGLPWPCYGTPELRHPGTANLYDTSLNVMQGGGNFRANFGVERDGQSLLAADGSASKGADIQTGYPEFDATLLKKLGWWDELTDAEKKAADGKNWKTDPSGGIIRVVMKNHGCYPFGNARARAVVWNFPDPIPQHREPLYSVRPDMVAQYPTYDDKKVFWRLPTLFKTVQEQNIDIVKKFPLILTSGRLVEYEGGGDETRSNPWLAELQQFAFVQVNPAVANDRNIREGDDVWVSTPTGARIKVRARITEAVDRSTVFIPFHFAGHWQGTDLRQYYPEGAAPIVLGEAVNTATTYGYDAVTMMQETKTTVCQLERA, encoded by the coding sequence ATGCTGCTCACCCGCAAATCACGGCCAGATGGCTCCGCAGCTGCCTCTGCTGTGGACAACCAGTGGGTTGTTCAACTCAAGCGCGGCCTCGAGCACGCGCTGCCGACCGTGGACCGGCGCACGTTTCTGCGGCGCTCGGGCCTTGGCCTCGGGCTCGGCGTCGGCGCCGGGTTGATCGCTTCCCAACTGCGCCTGGTGCAAAAGGCAGACGCCGCCGATACGCCGGCCCCCGGATCTGCAGGAAGTGGGCGCGTGGTGACGCGGCGGACCGTGTGCACGCACTGCTCGGTGGGCTGCGCAAGCGACGCGATGGTGGAGAACGGCGTGTGGGTAAGGCAAAACCCCGTCTTCGAATCACCCATCAACATGGGCGCGCATTGCGCCAAGGGCGCCGCACTGCGCGACCATGGCCGCGGCGACCACCGCTTGCGTTACCCGATGAAGCTCGTTGACGGCAAATACCAACGGATCTCCTGGGACAAGGCACTGCAGGAAATCAGCGACAGGCTCCTGGCAATCCGCAAGGAAAGCGGGCCGGATGCGCTGTTCGTCGTCGGGTCGTCCAAACACAACAACGAGCAGTCCTACCTGCTGCGCAAATGGGTTTCGTTTTGGGGCTCGAACAACTGCGACCACCAGGCGCGTATCTGCCATTCCACCACCGTGGCCGGAGTGGCCAACACGTGGGGCTATGGCGCGATGACGAACTCATACAACGACATGGCGAATGCCAAAGTGGCGCTGTACATCGGCTCCAATGCGGCTGAGGCCCACCCGGTATCCATGCTGCATCTGCTTCACGCGAAGGAAAACGGCTGCAAGGTCATCGTGGTTGATCCGCGCTTCACCCGCACGGCGGCCAAGGCCGACAAGCACATCCGGATCCGCTCGGGGACCGACATTCCGTTCCTGTTTGGCGTTCTTTATCACATCTTCGATAACGGCTGGGAAGACAAGGACTACATCGCCGCGCGGGTCTGGGGAATGGACCAGGTCAAGCAGGATGTGATGGCCAAGTGGTCTCCGGACAAGGTGCAGGAGGTTTGCGGTGTGGACGGCGATACCACCCTGATGGTGGCCAGGTGGATGCACGAGAACCGTCCCGGCACAGTGGTGTGGTGCATGGGTCAGACGCAGCACACCATCGGCCACGCCATCGTGCGCGCGTCCTGCATTCTCCAGTTGGCGCTTGGCAACGTTGGCAAATCCGGAGGCGGCACGAACATCTTTCGGGGTCACGACAATGTGCAGGGCGCGACCGATGTTGGTCCGAATCCCGATTCGCTTCCCGGCTACTACGGGGTGATCGATGGCGCGTGGAAACATTTCGCCAGCGTGTGGGGTGTGAATTACGAATGGATCAAGGGGCGCTTTGCGCCGGGCATGATGACGAAGCCCGGCATGACGGTCTCACGCTGGATCGATGGCGTGCTGACCCCTAATGACATGATCGATCAGGGCCCGAATCTGCGCGCGCAGATTTTCTGGGGCCATGCCCCCAATTCGCAGACGCGCGGCCTGGATATGAAGAAGGCCATGGATAAGCTGGATCTGCTCGTGGTGATCGATCCCTATCCGTCGGCCACCGCAGCCATGGCGGCCATGCCAGGCGAGGCCAAGGACCTCAACCCCAAGCGCGCGGTCTATCTCCTGCCTGCGACCACCCAGTTCGAGACATCGGGCTCAGTCACGGCCTCCAACCGCTCGCTGCAATGGCGTGAACAAGTGATCGAGCCGCTGTTTGAGTCGCGTACGGACCACATGATCATGGTGCAGCTGGCCGACAAGCTGGGCTTTGGCAAGGAGCTGGTGAAGAACTACAAAATGGTGCCGGGAAAGGGCGGAATGCTGGAGCCCGAAACCGAGTCGATCCTGCGCGAGATCAATCGTGGTGTGTGGACCATTGGCTATACGGGGCAGAGCCCTGAACGTCTGAAGGCGCATATGCGCAACATGCACGTGTTCGATGTGAAGACGCTGCGTGCGCGCGGCGGGATTGACGCAGAGACGGGATACAAGCTCGATGGCGAGTATTTCGGCCTGCCGTGGCCTTGCTACGGCACGCCGGAGTTGCGCCACCCGGGTACCGCCAATCTGTATGACACCTCGCTCAACGTGATGCAGGGCGGGGGAAATTTCCGCGCCAATTTCGGCGTCGAGCGCGATGGGCAGTCCCTGCTTGCGGCAGACGGATCGGCCTCCAAGGGCGCGGACATTCAAACCGGATATCCCGAGTTCGATGCCACTCTGCTGAAAAAGCTCGGCTGGTGGGACGAACTGACGGATGCCGAGAAAAAGGCAGCCGACGGAAAGAACTGGAAAACCGACCCGTCGGGCGGGATCATCCGCGTCGTCATGAAAAATCATGGCTGCTATCCATTCGGCAACGCCCGGGCGCGCGCGGTCGTGTGGAACTTCCCGGACCCCATACCCCAGCACCGCGAGCCGCTGTACTCGGTGCGCCCCGACATGGTGGCGCAATACCCCACCTACGACGATAAGAAGGTGTTCTGGCGCTTGCCCACGCTGTTCAAGACGGTGCAGGAGCAGAACATCGACATTGTCAAGAAATTCCCCCTCATCCTCACCTCGGGACGGTTGGTCGAATACGAGGGTGGGGGCGATGAAACGCGGTCGAATCCCTGGCTCGCCGAGTTGCAGCAGTTTGCCTTCGTGCAGGTCAATCCGGCCGTGGCCAACGACCGCAATATCCGGGAGGGCGATGACGTGTGGGTCAGCACGCCCACGGGAGCGCGCATCAAGGTGCGTGCGCGTATCACCGAAGCGGTGGATCGCAGCACAGTGTTCATTCCCTTCCACTTTGCCGGGCACTGGCAGGGCACGGACCTTCGCCAGTACTACCCCGAGGGCGCCGCGCCCATCGTGCTGGGTGAAGCCGTCAACACAGCCACGACCTACGGCTATGACGCGGTGACGATGATGCAGGAAACCAAGACCACCGTGTGCCAACTCGAGCGCGCATAA
- the fdh3B gene encoding formate dehydrogenase FDH3 subunit beta yields the protein MARMKFICDAERCINCNGCTTACKNENEVPWGVNRRRVVTMNEGVPGEKSISVACMHCSDAPCMAVCPVSCFYRTPEGVVLHDKDICIGCGYCSYACPFGAPQFPANGEFGLRGKMDKCTFCAGGPAPNGSEEQFREYGRDRLAEGKLPICAEMCSTKALLAGDGEVIADIMRERVLHRGGGAELWGWGTAYGTGTQRQGGAPPQSAQGAQS from the coding sequence ATGGCACGCATGAAATTCATCTGTGACGCCGAGCGCTGTATCAACTGCAACGGCTGCACCACGGCCTGCAAGAACGAGAACGAGGTGCCGTGGGGTGTCAACCGACGGCGCGTCGTCACCATGAATGAGGGTGTGCCTGGCGAAAAGTCGATCTCGGTGGCCTGCATGCACTGTTCGGATGCACCATGCATGGCGGTTTGTCCGGTGAGCTGCTTTTACCGCACACCGGAGGGCGTCGTGCTCCACGACAAGGACATCTGCATCGGTTGCGGCTATTGCTCCTATGCGTGTCCTTTTGGCGCACCGCAATTCCCGGCCAACGGCGAATTCGGCCTGCGTGGCAAGATGGACAAGTGCACCTTCTGTGCGGGTGGTCCTGCGCCGAACGGTTCGGAAGAGCAATTCCGGGAATACGGGCGCGACCGCCTGGCCGAAGGCAAACTGCCGATTTGCGCCGAAATGTGCTCGACCAAGGCATTGCTCGCAGGTGATGGCGAGGTGATCGCTGACATCATGCGCGAGCGTGTCTTGCATCGCGGCGGCGGAGCGGAACTGTGGGGTTGGGGCACGGCCTACGGGACAGGCACGCAGCGTCAAGGCGGGGCACCGCCACAATCCGCACAAGGGGCACAATCATGA
- a CDS encoding formate dehydrogenase subunit gamma, which yields MARPLVSLLLAAALALSGCLIASPACAAGASSAAPMERTAPPQARANGRSDAAPPGAARLPGYLRQSNAERAKVQPGNNAPMWRGIKEQAGFTSLPYPEAGVLIQPQTHYAGSAFTSAGEAWRQSRNRLLIPVGGWLLVIAVLGLAGFFLIRGKIRMEHKPTGRKLERFTPSERFIHWTVALCFVVLAVSGIVMMFGKFFLLPLIGGALFGWLAYGLKTIHNFVGPLFGVALLLVLVTFIRDNIPSKRDLAWLATAGGIFGGREGPSPRFNAGEKVFFWTGWLFLGAIAVGSGLVLDKLVPDVVFTRGVMQVAEIVHASATVVLMAMSFAHIYLGTIGVEGALDGMRTGYVDESWARQHHALWLDDINAGKIPAQRSGQSVQAPVPMVKPKS from the coding sequence ATGGCGCGGCCCCTGGTTTCGTTGCTGCTCGCCGCCGCTCTTGCACTGAGCGGGTGCCTCATTGCGAGCCCGGCCTGCGCTGCCGGGGCATCGTCGGCGGCGCCGATGGAGCGCACGGCGCCACCTCAGGCGCGTGCCAATGGGCGCAGTGACGCAGCCCCGCCTGGCGCGGCCCGCTTGCCGGGGTACCTCCGGCAAAGCAACGCGGAGCGCGCGAAGGTGCAGCCCGGCAACAATGCGCCCATGTGGCGTGGCATCAAGGAGCAAGCGGGATTCACCAGTCTTCCGTATCCCGAGGCCGGGGTGCTGATCCAGCCCCAGACCCATTACGCCGGCTCGGCCTTCACCTCGGCAGGTGAAGCCTGGCGCCAGAGCCGCAACAGGCTGCTGATTCCGGTCGGAGGTTGGCTTTTGGTCATCGCCGTGCTTGGCCTCGCCGGCTTCTTCCTGATTCGCGGCAAAATCCGCATGGAACACAAGCCGACGGGGCGCAAGCTCGAGCGCTTTACGCCGTCTGAGCGTTTCATCCATTGGACGGTAGCCCTTTGCTTTGTCGTGCTGGCTGTCTCCGGCATCGTGATGATGTTCGGCAAGTTCTTCCTGTTGCCGTTGATCGGCGGCGCGCTTTTCGGCTGGCTTGCCTACGGGCTCAAGACCATTCACAATTTCGTGGGGCCGCTTTTCGGCGTCGCGCTGCTCCTCGTGCTTGTCACGTTCATCCGGGACAACATACCAAGCAAGCGGGATCTGGCGTGGCTCGCAACGGCCGGTGGCATATTCGGGGGCCGCGAGGGTCCATCGCCACGGTTTAACGCGGGCGAGAAGGTGTTCTTCTGGACGGGCTGGTTGTTTCTCGGCGCCATCGCAGTCGGCTCGGGTCTGGTGCTGGACAAGTTGGTGCCGGATGTTGTCTTCACGCGGGGCGTCATGCAGGTGGCGGAGATCGTGCATGCATCGGCCACGGTGGTGTTGATGGCGATGTCTTTTGCGCACATCTACCTCGGCACAATCGGCGTTGAGGGCGCGCTGGACGGCATGCGCACCGGGTATGTCGATGAGAGCTGGGCGAGGCAGCACCATGCGCTGTGGCTGGATGACATCAACGCCGGCAAGATTCCGGCGCAGCGAAGCGGCCAAAGCGTGCAAGCCCCAGTGCCGATGGTCAAGCCCAAAAGTTGA
- a CDS encoding formate dehydrogenase accessory sulfurtransferase FdhD: MPTPSITSPSPAVERARPSQGPLLSDARVDLTRGVEVRNEYGECQQVHIPAERPLTLYLDKVEIVTLMTVGAAPELLALGYLRNQRLVRSLAEIASVQVDWDVEACSITSRGGIAGLERRNAAKRVVTTGCGQGTVYASLMDEVDTLALDPDTRLRQGELYSLLEVMRMRDSIYKTAGSVHGCALFAGGELLMFTEDVGRHNAVDAISGWMWLHGVAGAGKVFYTTGRLTSEMVIKCALMGVTILVSRSGVTQMGYDIAARLGIALFARCANRHFLQYTAPDRFIPEPIPRPQPLLA, encoded by the coding sequence ATGCCCACGCCATCGATCACCTCGCCTTCACCCGCTGTCGAACGGGCGAGGCCCTCTCAGGGTCCGCTGCTGAGTGACGCCCGCGTCGACCTCACGCGGGGAGTCGAAGTGCGCAACGAGTACGGTGAATGCCAACAAGTGCACATCCCGGCAGAGCGGCCTCTGACGCTCTATTTGGACAAGGTCGAGATCGTCACGCTCATGACCGTAGGCGCTGCCCCCGAGCTGTTGGCGCTCGGCTACCTGCGGAACCAGCGCCTCGTGCGCTCCCTTGCCGAAATTGCCTCCGTGCAAGTCGATTGGGACGTCGAGGCCTGTTCCATCACCAGCCGTGGTGGCATCGCCGGTCTGGAGCGGCGCAATGCTGCCAAGCGGGTTGTGACAACCGGTTGTGGCCAGGGCACCGTGTACGCCAGCCTGATGGACGAGGTGGATACCCTTGCGCTCGATCCGGACACACGTCTTCGGCAAGGCGAGCTCTACAGCCTGCTGGAGGTCATGCGGATGCGCGACAGCATCTACAAGACTGCTGGCTCCGTGCATGGCTGTGCCTTGTTTGCAGGTGGCGAGCTCTTGATGTTCACCGAGGACGTCGGCCGCCATAATGCGGTGGACGCCATCTCGGGCTGGATGTGGTTGCACGGCGTGGCGGGCGCCGGCAAGGTTTTTTACACCACCGGCCGGCTCACTTCCGAGATGGTCATCAAGTGCGCGCTCATGGGCGTGACGATCCTCGTGTCGCGTTCGGGGGTGACGCAAATGGGCTACGACATTGCCGCGCGTCTTGGAATCGCGTTGTTTGCGCGCTGCGCCAACCGGCACTTTCTCCAATACACCGCGCCGGATCGTTTCATCCCCGAGCCGATTCCAAGGCCGCAGCCTTTGCTCGCATGA